Proteins encoded together in one Hevea brasiliensis isolate MT/VB/25A 57/8 chromosome 16, ASM3005281v1, whole genome shotgun sequence window:
- the LOC110636006 gene encoding repetitive proline-rich cell wall protein isoform X1, translating to MGSPMASIITTLLVVALSLSLPWEASANDHYYFPPPLKSPPPPVYSPPYHYKSPPPPPPPVYSPPPPPPYKYKSPPPPPPIYKYKSPPPPPPVYFPPPPKIPYKYKSPPPPPPVYKYKSPPPPPPVYPPPPHKKPYKYKSPPPPPTPVYKYKSPPPPPPVYSPPPPPVYKYKSPPPPVHKPPVYKPPPVHKPPVYKPPPVHKPPVYKPPPVHKPPVYKPPPVHKPPVYKPPPVHKPPVYKPPPVHKPPVYKPPPVHKPPPVHKPPPEHKPPPEHKPPPVHKPPPEHKPPPVHKPPPVHRPPPVHKPPPHYVYASPPPPHHY from the coding sequence ATGGGGTCTCCAATGGCCTCTATCATTACCACCCTTTTGGTGGTAGCACTCTCTCTAAGCTTGCCATGGGAAGCCTCAGCAAACGACCACTACTACTTTCCTCCACCTCTAAAATCCCCACCACCGCCTGTGTACTCTCCACCTTACCATTACaaatctcctcctcctcctcctcctccagtGTACTCTCCACCCCCACCACCACCTTACAAGTATAAGTCCCCTCCACCTCCTCCTCCAATTTACAAATACAAATCTCCTCCACCCCCTCCTCCTGTGTACTTTCCTCCACCACCCAAGATACCTTATAAGTACAAGTCTCCTCCACCTCCTCCACCAGTTTACAAGTATAAATCTCCTCCACCCCCTCCACCAGTATACCCTCCGCCACCCCACAAGAAACCTTATAAGTACAAGTCTCCCCCACCACCTCCAACACCAGTTTACAAGTACAAATCTCCTCCACCCCCTCCACCAGTGTATTCTCCTCCACCTCCTCCGGTCTACAAATACAAGTCTCCACCACCACCTGTCCACAAGCCGCCAGTATACAAGCCACCACCAGTCCACAAGCCGCCAGTCTACAAGCCACCACCAGTCCACAAGCCGCCAGTCTATAAGCCACCACCAGTCCACAAGCCGCCAGTCTACAAGCCGCCACCAGTCCACAAACCGCCAGTCTACAAGCCACCACCAGTCCACAAGCCGCCAGTCTATAAGCCGCCACCAGTCCACAAGCCGCCAGTCTACAAGCCGCCACCAGTCCACAAGCCACCACCAGTCCACAAGCCGCCACCAGAACACAAGCCACCACCAGAACACAAGCCACCACCAGTCCACAAGCCGCCACCAGAACACAAGCCACCACCAGTCCACAAGCCACCTCCAGTCCACAGGCCACCACCAGTCCACAAGCCACCACCACACTACGTCTATGCATCTCCCCCTCCTCCCCACCACTACTAG
- the LOC110636006 gene encoding extensin-1 isoform X2 translates to MGSPMASIITTLLVVALSLSLPWEASANDHYYFPPPLKSPPPPVYSPPYHYKSPPPPPPPVYSPPPPPPYKYKSPPPPPPIYKYKSPPPPPPVYFPPPPKIPYKYKSPPPPPPVYKYKSPPPPPPVYPPPPHKKPYKYKSPPPPPTPVYKYKSPPPPPPVYSPPPPPVYKYKSPPPPVHKPPVYKPPPVHKPPVYKPPPVHKPPVYKPPPVHKPPVYKPPPVHKPPVYKPPPVHKPPVYKPPPVHKPPPVHKPPPEHKPPPEHKPPPVHKPPPEHKPPPVHKPPPVHRPPPVHKPPPHYVYASPPPPHHY, encoded by the exons ATGGGGTCTCCAATGGCCTCTATCATTACCACCCTTTTGGTGGTAGCACTCTCTCTAAGCTTGCCATGGGAAGCCTCAGCAAACGACCACTACTACTTTCCTCCACCTCTAAAATCCCCACCACCGCCTGTGTACTCTCCACCTTACCATTACaaatctcctcctcctcctcctcctccagtGTACTCTCCACCCCCACCACCACCTTACAAGTATAAGTCCCCTCCACCTCCTCCTCCAATTTACAAATACAAATCTCCTCCACCCCCTCCTCCTGTGTACTTTCCTCCACCACCCAAGATACCTTATAAGTACAAGTCTCCTCCACCTCCTCCACCAGTTTACAAGTATAAATCTCCTCCACCCCCTCCACCAGTATACCCTCCGCCACCCCACAAGAAACCTTATAAGTACAAGTCTCCCCCACCACCTCCAACACCAGTTTACAAGTACAAATCTCCTCCACCCCCTCCACCAGTGTATTCTCCTCCACCTCCTCCGGTCTACAAATACAAGTCTCCACCACCAC CAGTCCACAAGCCGCCAGTCTACAAGCCACCACCAGTCCACAAGCCGCCAGTCTATAAGCCACCACCAGTCCACAAGCCGCCAGTCTACAAGCCGCCACCAGTCCACAAACCGCCAGTCTACAAGCCACCACCAGTCCACAAGCCGCCAGTCTATAAGCCGCCACCAGTCCACAAGCCGCCAGTCTACAAGCCGCCACCAGTCCACAAGCCACCACCAGTCCACAAGCCGCCACCAGAACACAAGCCACCACCAGAACACAAGCCACCACCAGTCCACAAGCCGCCACCAGAACACAAGCCACCACCAGTCCACAAGCCACCTCCAGTCCACAGGCCACCACCAGTCCACAAGCCACCACCACACTACGTCTATGCATCTCCCCCTCCTCCCCACCACTACTAG